The Ovis aries strain OAR_USU_Benz2616 breed Rambouillet chromosome X, ARS-UI_Ramb_v3.0, whole genome shotgun sequence genomic sequence AGGGAAGGGCCCCTGAAAGACCCAGCATATGGGTCTGACAGGAAAGCATTCCAAAATGAGAttacatgggtgtgtgtgtacatgtgtgtgttaggGAGCACCGACCCCTGTGCAGTCGAAAATCTGCATGTCACTTTAAAGCCAGTCTTCCATACCATCTGTGGATTTGACACATGGTGTACAGGACAGTAGTGTCAATACATACTTATTGGAAAGAATCTGAGTTTAAGTGGGCCCTCATAGTTCAAACCCACTGTTTAAGGTTCAACCATGTGTCCGTGTGTATCTTAAGGGCAATGATGCATCATGAATGGTTTTAAGCAGGATAGAAACATCCCTTTgaatcactgaactgtacatttaaaacagGTGAATTTTgtgtgtaaattatacctcagtaaagcccTGCCCCCAAACCATACCTCTAGGGGCTCGAAGAGGGTATATAGGAGGGCATAAagttggaggaggctgtggcaggAGTTACGTGCCACGGCCTATCTCTTGGGAGATGGCTAAAACTGGCTTGGGGGTGGAGTCGGGGGAGAATTGGGATGTCTTGCCCATGGTTAAGGAGAACCTGGTAGAACTCGTTTCAGAACTCAGAGTTCCCTGGCTTCAGCCCTCGTGTTCCACCAGCACTGCAGCTCTTCACTGACAGGTGATGGAGACCTTCCGAAGAGAAACGCACTTCAGAAACATGTTTCAAAAAAATGTTGCTAAGGGTTTTATTTCTaacaagaggaaaataataaaataaaattaaaataggcTTCAGTTGGAACCAAGTttcttgttttgccttttttttcttttgaacaaaTTAATTACACACCAACAATCTTCTTTTATTACAACATGAacccaggaggaggaaaggagacagGGCAGGACATGGAGGGAAGGTCAAGGTGGTAATGAGGACAAGCACCAAAAGCTTTCTTCAGATCTCAGGGAGCCCTCCTCAGCTCCCCaaccaaatttatttaaaataataaactgtgAGCACAGCTATGTGAAGTTTCCTCCTCCTGGGTGGAAGtcaggggaagggagaaggaggtgaggggagggacggaggcaggagaaggggggaaggaggaggaagagtgaGGGGGGAGGTGAGGTTAGTGTAGCATGGCCTGGCCAGGGCCACAactggggagagaagggagaggagattCCCCCAGTCTGCATATGCACTGGCTGTCTCTCTGGAATGGTGCTGGCCCAGCCCCAGCCACCCCCTGCCACCTGCCCATCCATCTATCTGCCTCAGGTGTCTAGGAATGCTGGTTAGAGGCTACCAGGGAGGGGGACTCCAGGGGCCAGCCCCCAGGAGCTGAGGTCTGAACAATACCTTGGAGTCAGAATATAAAAGTCAAGGGACtcaggggtgggctggggtggtcATCCCCCCTACTCGCCCACCTCCCAAGAAGCAGGCTTGATGGTCAGAAAGAGGATCCTTGAGGCCAAGGGGTCTCTGTTGGGGTCTGTGCTAGGCTCAGCCACTGTCACAACTGTTGCTGAGGCGGCTGCTGTGGGCAGGGCACGTGCAGCCGGGGAGTCAAAGTGGGGAAAGGGCCCGAGGAGCCTGAACTGGCCCCTAGTGCAGGCTCCAAGCCATTCTCCTGGGTGCTGGGGCTGTCAgtggtgggcaggggtgggggtgggccctCACCCCCagtctcctcctccagctcctcctcctcctgggcctcctcGGCCTCTGGCCCTGAGCTGCGTACCCTCTTTGGCTCTAGCTCCTCTCGGGCTGGGTCATCACCCTCCCCACCCCGATCTGCtttccgccgccgccgcctctccAGTGCCCGGCCCCGTGCTCGGCTCCCATGGCGCTCTGCCTTCTCCAGCTGTGATCACAACAGGCAAAAAGAGGTGCAGCGCAAGTGGTCAGGCCTGGGCTCCCTGCCTGCTCCACCTGACCTCCTAGCTCTGCACAGGACCTGTCCTCTCCTCACCTCCAGAAGTGTGCGGATCCGCTCCACATCTGGAGGCTGCCCAGCCTGCAGCAGCTGCCAGATGCTCTGGTTCTCATCCAGGGTCACCTCAAGCAAGTCCCCCTCCAACATGAGCTCCTCTAGGGGGGCCCGGGTTGCCTCAGGCAGCTCCAACACAGGGCCAGTCAACCGTGGCAACAGCGAGGACAGCAGCTCCAGGTCTGGGGGGTTGCAGGGACAGGTTGTGTTAGAGGCTACTCTTGGTTATACCTCTGCCCCCTACCCCAACAGAGCTAAGGACCACAGGGATCACTCTGGTGAAATCCACTAACAGCCTACCCACACTTGGACCTACCTCTCTTACCTGAGCCCTCCCCCGGGGCTACCTTCTCAGGACTGGTCATGCTGTCTCCATTCTCTAGCAACCCCTGCACCTGCCAGAGAGATCAAGAAAAGGTAGTGGTAACTGAAGAACCAGATCCTACTGCTGCCCCCCAACTTCAGACTTGGGACCCTccacctcctggagaagggcagacACAGGCTGCCAGCATTGAGCATTACAGGGATCTGGAGAGGAGGCAGAATGGGGCAAGAAGGCCAGGCCAAAGGAGACCAAAAGTCAGAGAGCAGGGGTAGTAGGGCTGGAGCCTAAGGGCAAGGGCTAGGAAACAGGAATTTAAGGGTGAAAGAGCTGGGCTGCACAGCTCACCTTAGGCATATccttgccactgccttctctgagaggGTCAGAGGCGGGGGCTGAAGGGTAGGTAGGGGGCTCCTCGGGCCTGGGTTCAGCCTGCAGCCGCTGGCGAAGCTCAGCCAGCCGTCCCAACAGAGCAGTCACATCCTCAGAGGCCAGAGCCTGCCTTGCACGGCCTTGCCAGCTGATGGCCCTCTCTGTGAGGCACTGCAGGGCCTCACCCTCAGGCAGCCGCACAGGCAGTCTCTGCAGCGCTACCAGCAGTGCCAAGATGGTCTCCAGGCGTGGGCGCCGTGAGCGCATGCACAGCGGACACAAGAATTTGGTGTCCCACTCCCACCAGGCCAgcagtggggatggggtgggactGGGCCTTGGGGAACTGAGGAGGCGGGGTACCGACACACATCGCCCATGGAACCAGTCCTGACACAGGTCACACTGCAGAGCTCCCACCCCGGCTGGCACCTgcccacacacacagatggaggTTGCAGAGGAAGCTGTGGTCGATGATGCCAGTGGACTGGGTTTGGTGGAGTTGGTGCGACGTAGCTGCAGGattccctccttctctttctgttccCCCTCCTTGAAGGCCACGATCTGCCGTGCCCAGGACAGGGGAGGAGAGGTCAGCACCCCAACCCTCCTTCTCTGGCACCATGAACACCCCACTCCCAAACCAAGAGAACTGACACACAGGGAGCAAGCGGTCTGCCCATGGTCACCAGGCTCAGACACTATCATTGCCAGACTCTTCTCCCCATCTGGGCCTAAGCTCCTTACCACAGagcctgggtccctgaggtcctgcGCAGATAGCCCCAGCAGCTCTGTGTCAGATTTGTACAACCCCAGCTCCTTCTCCATCCAACGGCTGCGCTTGGTGCTGTCTGAGCCGGCGTCTGCACACGGGCAGAGCAcctgaggcaggcaggcagagaggGAATGTCTGGGGTTCCCATCCTTCCCATACCCAAAGCCCCCAAACCCACGTTCTCACATGAGCTGTCTCACATCTGGGTCAGAGGCAGGAGAGGCTGTGGGTCAGGTCCCAGGCCTCACCTCCAGCAGAGTGTAGCAAGAATTCTTCTTGAGGAAGGTCTTGGAGGCCTTCTCCCTCCAGGAGTGCGCTGTCAGTACCTGCAGCTCTAGCTGTCTCAGTTCCTCCAACCCCACAGGTAGGTCCCGGCCCACAGCCACCAGACCCTCCAAGTCATCCAGGCAGGGGTAGTGATCACCATTCTGGGACAGGGCAAGAGAAAGCTCAATTCCACTCGCCAACATCTACTGATGCTACTCTGACCCTggtcctgaattgggaagatggACTGGACTCACAGTCTTAAGCCAGAAGAAAACAGACTCATCCTAAGGAAGGTACGCCAACCTGGTTCTCTCCTCCAACTGGTACGTCCACTGGCTCAGCCTCCAGAGAGCCAGGCAGTCCCCAGGACCACCAGCCCAGTTACATGGTTGTGGTTGGCCTCTTTTAGCCTCCCTGCCCCTACCATTCTCATCTTAACCAGCATCCTATCTTCCCTCAGGCCAGCCTCGCAACCCTTCTTCACACTGCTCACCAAGCACGTTTTGCCTCCTCACAATGTGCTATGCCCCCTTCCTTGCTCTAGCCAACCCAACTCAACCCAGAACAACACAGTGTATGACATCTCTCGCATCTGGACTGAAGATCTGAGGTGAAGGGTGGGTGGGGCAACAGGGTCCTCACTTGGATCTCGTCCACATCAGCAATCCAAGCCCGGGCCTTAGCAAGAGCCTCCTTGAGAGCCTGGATGTTGGGCAGGTGAACAGGGATGTTTTCTGCCTCATGAATTATGGCCTCAAGCGTGGCTGGTGGATGCTTCTGCCTAAAGGTAGGGAAAAAAGAGGCCTCAGTTTGGGATGGTCTCCGTGACCAGAAGCCCAGCCTGACTTTTGGGTATAGCAGTATGAGCCCCTGTGGCTGCCACTTGGGCCTACTTGCTTGTATTCTGCCTACAAGCGGCTGTCAGTCTCTGCTTGTTCCAGACTGTACGCACCAAAACTTCTGCCGTATCCCCATGCTGTTTGTCCACCAGTCTGTCCGCCTGCTGGCAGTGCCTACACACACAGTATTAATCTGGGAATTGCAGTTTGTCAGACTGTCCCATGTGTGGGGTCTTTCTACTGACAGGTGTTCATCTGCTTGTTGGTACTTCTCATGAGTGTGTGCACACGTCGCTTGTTGGTACTTCTCATGAGCGTGTGTACACGTCAGCCTGTGTAGCTAGTACTCTATATAGCTCTGCATTTGTCCATCTGTTTCTCCATAAGACTATCTCTGCCTCTACATGTAATACAGAGTTAAACAAAAGAGGGAGGGTAGGCTTAGTCAATCCACCAGTATAGGAGTCTGGTGCCCAAGGCCGCCCATGGGAATCATCTTCAGCTTCTCTGCTAAACTCTGAAGGATGCAGTAGAGCAGGGAGGGGAAGAAGCTGGACCTACCTGGCCTCCAGGCAGAGATGGGCCTTCTCCTCCCAGCGTTCGGCAATGGTCAGTAGCTCCTGCAGTTCGGCTTGGGCCTTGTCCACAGCAGGGCTAGGGGCCACACTGGCACCTGCTACCAACAGTCCCCGCATGACAGCCAGGGTGCCTCTTCGGGCTGAGGGGGCCAGTGTGCGTTTAACCTCATCCAGCCATTGTGCCTGTTCCACCTGCCGCTGGAGCTGCTGGGCTTCAGGTACCTCCACTCCGAGCTGCCGCCCTCTCTCCAGCAGGGACTGCAGGAGCCCTGGACTGGACGGCAATGAGGCCAGAGCCTCACAGGCCTCAGCTTGGTAGGCTTCCACCTGTTCCAGAATACCCTACCaggacacaaacaaaaaacaaactcctCAGCAGAGCCCACACAGAGGTCCCACCACCACATACCTCTGCCCTACTTACCTTCTTACCCTTCAGTATTTGGGAAGAGAACCTAGCATGGTCTAGGCACTCTCCCTTCGCCAGGCCCTAAGCAGTGGTTCCTAATACTCACTGCCCACTACATACCCTAGGAcatttgttaaaacacagatctcTGGGTCCACTCCTTGAGATTCTTAATAGGGATTGGTCAGGAGTCTAAAGGGTTTCcctaaaggtaaagaatctgcctgcaatgcaggagacctgggtttgatccctgggttgggaagatcccctggaggagggcatggcaaccgtaacccagtccagtacttgactggagaattctatggatagaggagcctggcgggctacagtccatagggctgcacaggTTGCTTGGCCTTCTCACAATCTCTACACTCACACTGGTGTCCACTGCTCTTTCCATCCTATTTCTGTACCTTCTTGAACTTTACTCAGCTTTCCAGGCCCACAAACACCCTTATTACTTCCTTTCACCTCTTCTACCTTGAAGAGGAAACCTTTCCTTGACTACACATCCTGTATCTGTACCCTTGCCACTTGCGCCTCAAATCCCATTTCTAACAGGCAGTTTGCTAAACCCTTTGCCTCCTACCTCTATTACTCACAGGTGCATCCTGTCCTGGCCTGCTGCTCAggtccccctccctctcccccaaacCCTGAGCAGTACCCCAAGTTCACCCCTCCTCACCTTGACATCCCCAATCTGGTGCATGGCACAAGGCAAGTTGTTCATCTGGTCCAGAAAGGCCCGGAGCTCAGCAAGGGTCATCTGCAGACCAGTCATCCTGTGGGGGCTATAGAGTTTCACATGTAGGGTTTCAAGTCCAACCCAGTCCCCTCCCTTCATCTCTGTACTAAGGCCCAACACCTTTCCTCACACATGCCCACCTTGACCTCTCATACGTCACAGTTCCCTGCAAATGCCCAGGTTAGAGAGAGAGTTTTAAGATACATGCATGTTCATATGATGAGGGGAAAGAATTAGAAGAGAGGAATATAGGATTTATTTGATGGGGAAAGCTTAGAAATTGATGGCAACAGAAGCTGGACAATTATAATCCATATTCTACTGTGAAGTCAGATTAAGTGTATGCTTCTGTGTCCTTTTCTTATTCCTAAACCTCCAACAACTCCTGACCTCAGCCTGTCTGAAATCAGTACCTTCAGGTACTGATAAAAAGACAATCCTAGCTTTCTTCGAACTGAGGTACGCCCCTCCGTTCTAGCTGCCTGGCCTCCTTGCCTCCCCAGTTCCTCCAATGGCAGTGCTTGTCAGCTTCCTGTTGATGTCACCTGCTAATGGTACTCAGAgttcaccaccaccccccaccaaaaGTCCTTTTCCTAAGGTGCTCATTCCTTAGTAGGCTATCTGTGCCCAATGCCTCACGCTGCCATACCCAGCTTCCTGGCCGCTGACCAGCCCCAGAGCCCGGGACACGCAAGCCTCTGCCTCACTCAGGCAGTTCTTTAGTCGCTGCAGCAGCTCACTGTTAGGAAACCTCCGCTCACGGGCCTCTGACTCTAGTGCCCTCAGCTCTTCAAGGCCTGGAGAGAGAATAAGAGCAGCAAGGAGTAGGCAGTATTgagtaaaggcagaggaagggggtGGAGGGTACAGAAGAAAAGGGAATAGAACTTGCCTGTGGAGTCCCTCCGTCCCCCCATCACTCACTGCGCTTCCGCCCATCCTCCACCTCCAGGGCCACTCGCACTTTGTTGGCCCACGTGTCAAAGGACTCAGCCCGGACCTTCAGCTTATGGAGCATGGCAGGGAGCTCATCCAAGGTGTACCGATACCTATGGGAAGAGGGCAGGAAAGAGCACATCTGGCCCAGTTCTACATCCCCCTCCTCAGCCCACTTCCCCCAGGTAAGCCCCCTGCTCACCTCAAGTATTGCCGGCTACTGGAGCACTTGCAGAGATCATTGATGTGGGAAAGGCAGACAAGCCCATCAGGGCAGTCATAGCAGGCCAGGGCTGACAGAAAGCACGTGGTCTTGCACTTGATGCACTGGCGTTCATCATCCGGGAGCAGCTCGAAAGCTTCTCGCTCAGCTTCGGTGATGCCCTGGGGGTGTTCATTATATAGAAGCAGAACAGGGCTGCAGAAACCCCTAACTCAGCCACCACTGAGCTCCACGTTAAAGACTCAAATCTGTGCTAGGAGCTATGAAGGAGACAAAACTCCACAGATCACACTGCCTCCGTGAAGTCCAGACTCTCAAAGCTGGGTAATCATATGAAGCAAGGTAAGATCAATGTAGGTTGAGAGGAAGAAAAATCAGGTAAGTTTCAGATTAGCAGAAAGGGCCTTAGGGGTGAGAGAAGGTGAGGAAAACGTGGACCAAGGCACCAGAGAGATGGAAATATGTGGAAGTGGCCAAGACAAGTGTCAGGTACTGGGGAATAATGCTAGCTTCCAGGCACTCAGTGCCCACTGTGCTCTAGGCACTGTGCTGGCTGCTTTAGCAGCACACTGCATACACATCTATAACTTAAGAGAAATAAACTATGTGCTTGTATCCAGTGTTTAAAGTTCCAAACCTAAGCCAATGACTTTATCTGTTGattagatgaagaaaaagcaatCCACTCCAAAACTGGAGGAAAAGCCAGCTATCTTGGAGTAACTGAAAGACAATATAATGCTATACATTATGGGCAACTGGGGATTTTAGAGAGAAATTTTGATTCTAATAGTTTTTGTCTTCTGTACTGACCTAACTTCTGTGTAAGTCCATTGCACATTACAAATCCCACCCTGCCACAAATGTGCTCTGCACATTACAAATCCTGCTCATATGAGTCCATTGCACATTACAAATCTAGCTGTGTTGATATAGAGTAAATTATTTAAATCTCTCTGGGTTTCAGTTTCCCTATTTTGTAAAGTGGAGACTATAGTACTATCCTCATTGGGTTGGGATTAACAAAGGTAAAGTCACTAAGGACATAGAAAAGTATCTTAGCACTCAGACTAGTGGAACCACAAAAGGCCCTCAACAGTCAAAGTaaccctgagaaagaaaaacaaagctggaggtatcaagtttcttgatttcaaactatattacaaagctgtagtaatcaaaacagtatggtaatgacataaaaatagacacataaacCAATGGTAAGCCCCAAAACAAACTCTCATACATAGactcaactaatatttgacaagggagTCAAGAATACTCAGtggggaaaagatagtctcttcaataaatggtgctgggaaaactggataatcACATGTAGAAAAATGAAACGACCTTTATCTTCTATCACTCatgaaaattaacttgaaatagaTTAAAAACTTAAACCTAAGAAccgaaaccataaaactcctagaagaaaatatagggaaAATGTTCCTGGACATTGGTGTGGGCAATGATTTCTTGTACATGGTATCTttaaaaagcacaagcaacaaaagcaaaaataaataagtggaactatatcaaactaaaaagcatctgcacagcaaaagaaatcatcaacaaaatgaaaaggcaacccgtggaatgggagaaaatatttgcaaactgtcTATCTGATAAACGGTTAACATCCAAAGTATATAAAggactcatacaactcaacagcaaaaccCCAAACACCCGAATAAGAactgggcagaggacctgaaaagatgtttttccaaagaagatatacaaatggctaataggtacatgaaaaaatgtacatcactaaccatcaggaaaatgcaaatcaaaaccaaaatatcCCCtcccacctgtcagaatggcttatcatcaaaaagaaaagagatacatGTTGGAGAGAAGGTGGAGACAAGGGAAACTTTGTACACtgtggtaggaatgcaaactggttacagccactttggaaaacaatatgaaggtttctcaaaaaattaaaaatagaattaaccatatgatctagcaatccctcTTCCGGGTATactccaaaggaaatgaaactagGATCTCAAAAAGGTATCTGAACTTGTTCactacagcattattcacaatagccaagatacggaaatAACCTAAGAGTccataaatggatgaatggataaagatga encodes the following:
- the KDM5C gene encoding lysine-specific demethylase 5C isoform X25, whose translation is MEPGSDDFLPPPECPVFEPSWAEFRDPLGYIAKIRPIAEKSGICKIRPPADWQPPFAVEVDNFRFTPRIQRLNELEAQTRVKLNYLDQIAKFWEIQGSSLKIPNVERRILDLYSLSKIVVEEGGYEAICKDRRWARVAQRLNYPPGKNIGSLLRSHYERIVYPYEMYQSGANLVCNTRPFDNEEKDKEYKPHSIPLRQSVQPSKFNSYGRRAKRLQPDIESYVCRMCSRGDEDDKLLLCDGCDDNYHIFCLLPPLPEIPKGVWRCPKCVMAVVRTNQCAGEFVITFPRAYHSGFNQGYNFAEAVNFCTADWLPAGRQCIEHYRRLRRYCVFSHEELICKMAACPEKLDLNLAAAVHKEMFIMVQEERRLRKALLEKGITEAEREAFELLPDDERQCIKCKTTCFLSALACYDCPDGLVCLSHINDLCKCSSSRQYLRYRYTLDELPAMLHKLKVRAESFDTWANKVRVALEVEDGRKRSLEELRALESEARERRFPNSELLQRLKNCLSEAEACVSRALGLVSGQEAGPHRMTGLQMTLAELRAFLDQMNNLPCAMHQIGDVKGILEQVEAYQAEACEALASLPSSPGLLQSLLERGRQLGVEVPEAQQLQRQVEQAQWLDEVKRTLAPSARRGTLAVMRGLLVAGASVAPSPAVDKAQAELQELLTIAERWEEKAHLCLEARQKHPPATLEAIIHEAENIPVHLPNIQALKEALAKARAWIADVDEIQNGDHYPCLDDLEGLVAVGRDLPVGLEELRQLELQVLTAHSWREKASKTFLKKNSCYTLLEVLCPCADAGSDSTKRSRWMEKELGLYKSDTELLGLSAQDLRDPGSVIVAFKEGEQKEKEGILQLRRTNSTKPSPLASSTTASSATSICVCGQVPAGVGALQCDLCQDWFHGRCVSVPRLLSSPRPSPTPSPLLAWWEWDTKFLCPLCMRSRRPRLETILALLVALQRLPVRLPEGEALQCLTERAISWQGRARQALASEDVTALLGRLAELRQRLQAEPRPEEPPTYPSAPASDPLREGSGKDMPKVQGLLENGDSMTSPEKVAPGEGSDLELLSSLLPRLTGPVLELPEATRAPLEELMLEGDLLEVTLDENQSIWQLLQAGQPPDVERIRTLLELEKAERHGSRARGRALERRRRRKADRGGEGDDPAREELEPKRVRSSGPEAEEAQEEEELEEETGGEGPPPPLPTTDSPSTQENGLEPALGASSGSSGPFPTLTPRLHVPCPQQPPQQQL
- the KDM5C gene encoding lysine-specific demethylase 5C isoform X16, giving the protein MEPGSDDFLPPPECPVFEPSWAEFRDPLGYIAKIRPIAEKSGICKIRPPADWQPPFAVEVDNFRFTPRIQRLNELEAQTRVKLNYLDQIAKFWEIQGSSLKIPNVERRILDLYSLSKIVVEEGGYEAICKDRRWARVAQRLNYPPGKNIGSLLRSHYERIVYPYEMYQSGANLVCNTRPFDNEEKDKEYKPHSIPLRQSVQPSKFNSYGRRAKRLQPDIESYVCRMCSRGDEDDKLLLCDGCDDNYHIFCLLPPLPEIPKGVWRCPKCVMAECKRPPEAFGFEQATREYTLQSFGEMADSFKADYFNMPVHMVPTELVEKEFWRLVNSIEEDVTVEYGADIHSKEFGSGFPVSDSKRHLTPEEEEYATSGWNLNVMPVLEQSVLCHINADISGMKVPWLYVGMVFSAFCWHIEDHWSYSINYLHWGEPKTWYGVPSLAAEHLEEVMKKLTPELFDSQPDLLHQLVTLMNPNTLMSHGVPVVRTNQCAGEFVITFPRAYHSGFNQGYNFAEAVNFCTADWLPAGRQCIEHYRRLRRYCVFSHEELICKMAACPEKLDLNLAAAVHKEMFIMVQEERRLRKALLEKGITEAEREAFELLPDDERQCIKCKTTCFLSALACYDCPDGLVCLSHINDLCKCSSSRQYLRYRYTLDELPAMLHKLKVRAESFDTWANKVRVALEVEDGRKRSLEELRALESEARERRFPNSELLQRLKNCLSEAEACVSRALGLVSGQEAGPHRMTGLQMTLAELRAFLDQMNNLPCAMHQIGDVKGILEQVEAYQAEACEALASLPSSPGLLQSLLERGRQLGVEVPEAQQLQRQVEQAQWLDEVKRTLAPSARRGTLAVMRGLLVAGASVAPSPAVDKAQAELQELLTIAERWEEKAHLCLEARQKHPPATLEAIIHEAENIPVHLPNIQALKEALAKARAWIADVDEIQNGDHYPCLDDLEGLVAVGRDLPVGLEELRQLELQVLTAHSWREKASKTFLKKNSCYTLLEVLCPCADAGSDSTKRSRWMEKELGLYKSDTELLGLSAQDLRDPGSVIVAFKEGEQKEKEGILQLRRTNSTKPSPLASSTTASSATSICVCGQVPAGVGALQCDLCQDWFHGRCVSVPRLLSSPRPSPTPSPLLAWWEWDTKFLCPLCMRSRRPRLETILALLVALQRLPVRLPEGEALQCLTERAISWQGRARQALASEDVTALLGRLAELRQRLQAEPRPEEPPTYPSAPASDPLREGSGKDMPKVQGLLENGDSMTSPEKVAPGEGSDLELLSSLLPRLTGPVLELPEATRAPLEELMLEGDLLEVTLDENQSIWQLLQAGQPPDVERIRTLLELEKAERHGSRARGRALERRRRRKADRGGEGDDPAREELEPKRVRSSGPEAEEAQEEEELEEETGGEGPPPPLPTTDSPSTQENGLEPALGASSGSSGPFPTLTPRLHVPCPQQPPQQQL
- the KDM5C gene encoding lysine-specific demethylase 5C isoform X19, with protein sequence MEPGSDDFLPPPECPVFEPSWAEFRDPLGYIAKIRPIAEKSGICKIRPPADWQPPFAVEVDNFRFTPRIQRLNELEAQTRVKLNYLDQIAKFWEIQGSSLKIPNVERRILDLYSLSKIVVEEGGYEAICKDRRWARVAQRLNYPPGKNIGSLLRSHYERIVYPYEMYQSGANLVQCNTRPFDNEEKDKEYKPHSIPLRQSVQPSKFNSYGRRAKRLQPDPEPTEEDIEKNPELKKLQIYGAGPKMMGLGLMAKDKTLRKKDKEGPECPPTVVVKEESGGDMKVESTSPKTFLESKEELSHSPEPCTKMTMRLRRNHSNAQFIESYVCRMCSRGDEDDKLLLCDGCDDNYHIFCLLPPLPEIPKGVWRCPKCVMAVVRTNQCAGEFVITFPRAYHSGFNQGYNFAEAVNFCTADWLPAGRQCIEHYRRLRRYCVFSHEELICKMAACPEKLDLNLAAAVHKEMFIMVQEERRLRKALLEKGITEAEREAFELLPDDERQCIKCKTTCFLSALACYDCPDGLVCLSHINDLCKCSSSRQYLRYRYTLDELPAMLHKLKVRAESFDTWANKVRVALEVEDGRKRSLEELRALESEARERRFPNSELLQRLKNCLSEAEACVSRALGLVSGQEAGPHRMTGLQMTLAELRAFLDQMNNLPCAMHQIGDVKGILEQVEAYQAEACEALASLPSSPGLLQSLLERGRQLGVEVPEAQQLQRQVEQAQWLDEVKRTLAPSARRGTLAVMRGLLVAGASVAPSPAVDKAQAELQELLTIAERWEEKAHLCLEARQKHPPATLEAIIHEAENIPVHLPNIQALKEALAKARAWIADVDEIQNGDHYPCLDDLEGLVAVGRDLPVGLEELRQLELQVLTAHSWREKASKTFLKKNSCYTLLEVLCPCADAGSDSTKRSRWMEKELGLYKSDTELLGLSAQDLRDPGSVIVAFKEGEQKEKEGILQLRRTNSTKPSPLASSTTASSATSICVCGQVPAGVGALQCDLCQDWFHGRCVSVPRLLSSPRPSPTPSPLLAWWEWDTKFLCPLCMRSRRPRLETILALLVALQRLPVRLPEGEALQCLTERAISWQGRARQALASEDVTALLGRLAELRQRLQAEPRPEEPPTYPSAPASDPLREGSGKDMPKVQGLLENGDSMTSPEKVAPGEGSGKRDLELLSSLLPRLTGPVLELPEATRAPLEELMLEGDLLEVTLDENQSIWQLLQAGQPPDVERIRTLLELEKAERHGSRARGRALERRRRRKADRGGEGDDPAREELEPKRVRSSGPEAEEAQEEEELEEETGGEGPPPPLPTTDSPSTQENGLEPALGASSGSSGPFPTLTPRLHVPCPQQPPQQQL
- the KDM5C gene encoding lysine-specific demethylase 5C isoform X6 — translated: MEPGSDDFLPPPECPVFEPSWAEFRDPLGYIAKIRPIAEKSGICKIRPPADWQPPFAVEVDNFRFTPRIQRLNELEAQTRVKLNYLDQIAKFWEIQGSSLKIPNVERRILDLYSLSKIVVEEGGYEAICKDRRWARVAQRLNYPPGKNIGSLLRSHYERIVYPYEMYQSGANLVQCNTRPFDNEEKDKEYKPHSIPLRQSVQPSKFNSYGRRAKRLQPDPEPTEEDIEKNPELKKLQIYGAGPKMMGLGLMAKDKTLRKKDKEGPECPPTVVVKEESGGDMKVESTSPKTFLESKEELSHSPEPCTKMTMRLRRNHSNAQFIESYVCRMCSRGDEDDKLLLCDGCDDNYHIFCLLPPLPEIPKGVWRCPKCVMAECKRPPEAFGFEQATREYTLQSFGEMADSFKADYFNMPVHMVPTELVEKEFWRLVNSIEEDVTVEYGADIHSKEFGSGFPVSDSKRHLTPEEEEYATSGWNLNVMPVLEQSVLCHINADISGMKVPWLYVGMVFSAFCWHIEDHWSYSINYLHWGEPKTWYGVPSLAAEHLEEVMKKLTPELFDSQPDLLHQLVTLMNPNTLMSHGVPVVRTNQCAGEFVITFPRAYHSGFNQGYNFAEAVNFCTADWLPAGRQCIEHYRRLRRYCVFSHEELICKMAACPEKLDLNLAAAVHKEMFIMVQEERRLRKALLEKGITEAEREAFELLPDDERQCIKCKTTCFLSALACYDCPDGLVCLSHINDLCKCSSSRQYLRYRYTLDELPAMLHKLKVRAESFDTWANKVRVALEVEDGRKRSLEELRALESEARERRFPNSELLQRLKNCLSEAEACVSRALGLVSGQEAGPHRMTGLQMTLAELRAFLDQMNNLPCAMHQIGDVKGILEQVEAYQAEACEALASLPSSPGLLQSLLERGRQLGVEVPEAQQLQRQVEQAQWLDEVKRTLAPSARRGTLAVMRGLLVAGASVAPSPAVDKAQAELQELLTIAERWEEKAHLCLEARQKHPPATLEAIIHEAENIPVHLPNIQALKEALAKARAWIADVDEIQNGDHYPCLDDLEGLVAVGRDLPVGLEELRQLELQVLTAHSWREKASKTFLKKNSCYTLLEVLCPCADAGSDSTKRSRWMEKELGLYKSDTELLGLSAQDLRDPGSVIVAFKEGEQKEKEGILQLRRTNSTKPSPLASSTTASSATSICVCGQVPAGVGALQCDLCQDWFHGRCVSVPRLLSSPRPSPTPSPLLAWWEWDTKFLCPLCMRSRRPRLETILALLVALQRLPVRLPEGEALQCLTERAISWQGRARQALASEDVTALLGRLAELRQRLQAEPRPEEPPTYPSAPASDPLREGSGKDMPKGLLENGDSMTSPEKVAPGEGSDLELLSSLLPRLTGPVLELPEATRAPLEELMLEGDLLEVTLDENQSIWQLLQAGQPPDVERIRTLLELEKAERHGSRARGRALERRRRRKADRGGEGDDPAREELEPKRVRSSGPEAEEAQEEEELEEETGGEGPPPPLPTTDSPSTQENGLEPALGASSGSSGPFPTLTPRLHVPCPQQPPQQQL